Proteins encoded by one window of Candidatus Sumerlaea chitinivorans:
- a CDS encoding Transcriptional regulator, LysR family, with protein sequence MDTSRLLNYSHLYYFWVIAREGGISAAARRLRLRQPTLSAQLRQLEKSLGVPLFHRVGRRLVLTEAGQVAFRYAEEIFHMGSELLDALTGPHQLLHRLHLGIADSVPRLLVANLLRGTVQRVPNLLPVCAIGKHTELLRRLMSGTLDLVLTEQPPKSPSVGRSYYHLLGEFPLAVYAARSLARRLRARFPQSLERTPFLLPASDSALRACIERWFAERNLTVHVAGEFEESSLLKVYAESRTGVFVMPIVEHEELIKRYSVSQVGVLVGSQIAYYAVTLERRLKNQAIIALIECAKSLSRSLPHLQLCGV encoded by the coding sequence ATGGACACTTCGAGGCTTCTAAATTACTCGCATCTCTATTACTTTTGGGTCATTGCTCGCGAAGGAGGCATTTCTGCCGCTGCGCGCCGACTCCGATTGCGCCAGCCCACACTTTCTGCTCAATTGCGCCAGCTCGAAAAATCTCTTGGGGTGCCTCTGTTTCACCGAGTGGGGCGTCGTTTAGTACTCACCGAAGCGGGTCAAGTTGCATTTCGATATGCTGAAGAAATTTTTCACATGGGAAGCGAATTGCTGGATGCCCTAACCGGGCCCCACCAACTCCTGCACCGTTTGCACCTAGGGATCGCTGATAGCGTCCCAAGGCTGTTAGTGGCCAACTTACTGAGGGGAACCGTTCAACGCGTGCCCAATCTGTTACCCGTTTGTGCTATCGGGAAGCACACTGAATTGCTCAGGCGGCTAATGAGTGGGACGTTGGATCTCGTGCTAACCGAACAGCCTCCCAAATCACCGTCCGTTGGGCGCAGTTATTATCATCTTTTAGGTGAGTTTCCGTTAGCCGTCTACGCCGCACGGAGTCTCGCAAGGCGACTCCGTGCCCGATTTCCTCAATCACTTGAACGAACACCTTTCCTACTACCAGCGAGTGACTCTGCGCTCCGTGCGTGCATCGAACGATGGTTTGCCGAACGGAATCTTACGGTGCATGTGGCAGGAGAGTTTGAGGAAAGCTCCCTGTTGAAAGTTTATGCAGAAAGCCGCACGGGGGTGTTTGTTATGCCTATTGTAGAACATGAAGAGCTGATCAAACGCTACTCCGTCAGTCAGGTAGGAGTCTTGGTCGGCAGCCAAATTGCATACTACGCGGTAACACTCGAGCGTCGCCTGAAAAACCAAGCCATCATTGCGCTCATAGAATGTGCGAAAAGCCTCTCGCGCTCACTTCCCCATTTACAGCTCTGTGGGGTGTGA
- a CDS encoding DNA-binding protein HBsu has translation MTKQEIANQLRQRTGMSQRQAMQAVELFLETVKEALKKGEKVSLVGFGTFQPKFKRARLGRNPKSKQQIEVPAKTVVVFKPGKLFREMVKSLPQPAE, from the coding sequence ATGACTAAGCAGGAAATTGCGAATCAGCTCCGGCAACGGACGGGCATGAGCCAGCGCCAAGCGATGCAAGCTGTCGAGCTTTTCTTGGAAACGGTCAAGGAAGCGCTCAAAAAAGGCGAGAAGGTCTCGCTGGTTGGATTCGGCACCTTCCAACCGAAGTTTAAACGGGCGCGGCTTGGTCGGAATCCTAAGAGCAAACAGCAGATCGAGGTGCCGGCCAAAACAGTGGTGGTTTTTAAGCCCGGCAAGTTATTCCGCGAAATGGTGAAATCACTTCCGCAACCGGCAGAGTAG
- a CDS encoding Glycosyl transferase, group 1 family protein — protein MGDQRPWRILQLASTSDMGGTERMILFLVEHLDRREFQPYVGALIGSGELLRRASALGIPTQHFSLRCAVDPLGIARLSRFIRSEQIDLVQTYGLRADTVGRIAARLGGAQAVISSIRSIDPWRRLWHVWLDRLTAPCVDLFISNSEAGKQATVQREGFSPEKIHVIYSGVPERPIPREKRDELRKRYGVGPDSYPVVGILANLREMKGHRDVIAALPAILAEFPKTVFLFAGRDDSHGAVEQYARERGVAHAIRFLGYVADTPSLLATLDIFMLPSHWEGLPAAIVEAMHAELPIIATAVGGIPELVRDQQEALLIPPANPSALADAVERLARDRDLASRLASAAAQRARELFSIEAMVSRTSEVYRTLLRRKAPNGPRSARP, from the coding sequence ATGGGTGATCAGAGGCCGTGGCGGATCCTGCAGCTCGCCTCAACGTCCGACATGGGGGGCACGGAACGGATGATCCTATTTTTGGTCGAGCATTTGGATCGCCGCGAATTTCAGCCGTATGTGGGGGCGCTCATCGGAAGCGGTGAACTGCTCCGCCGCGCCTCAGCGCTGGGAATTCCTACTCAGCACTTTAGCTTGCGATGCGCCGTAGACCCGCTTGGCATCGCACGCCTGAGCCGATTCATTCGCTCCGAACAAATTGATTTGGTGCAGACCTACGGCCTTCGTGCAGATACGGTCGGGAGAATCGCCGCGCGCCTGGGCGGTGCTCAGGCAGTCATCTCCAGCATCCGGTCGATTGATCCGTGGCGGCGCCTATGGCATGTTTGGCTGGATCGCCTCACTGCGCCGTGCGTGGATTTGTTTATCTCCAACAGTGAGGCCGGTAAGCAGGCGACTGTGCAGCGTGAGGGATTCTCTCCAGAGAAAATTCACGTCATTTACAGTGGTGTACCGGAGCGCCCGATCCCACGCGAAAAAAGAGACGAACTCCGAAAACGCTATGGTGTTGGGCCCGACTCCTATCCTGTCGTTGGTATCCTCGCTAACCTTCGCGAAATGAAAGGGCACCGCGATGTGATCGCGGCTTTGCCGGCTATCCTTGCGGAATTCCCCAAAACCGTTTTTCTGTTTGCTGGACGCGACGACAGTCACGGAGCAGTCGAACAATACGCACGCGAGCGAGGGGTCGCTCACGCGATTCGCTTTCTCGGCTACGTTGCCGACACGCCCTCACTCTTAGCCACACTTGACATCTTTATGTTACCGAGCCATTGGGAAGGCCTCCCTGCAGCGATTGTCGAGGCAATGCATGCTGAGTTGCCCATTATTGCGACGGCCGTAGGTGGCATTCCCGAGCTTGTGCGTGATCAACAGGAAGCCCTGCTTATTCCACCTGCGAATCCGTCAGCACTTGCCGACGCCGTCGAAAGGTTGGCCCGCGATCGCGATCTTGCATCCCGTCTCGCCTCCGCAGCGGCACAACGCGCACGAGAGCTCTTCAGTATTGAGGCAATGGTCAGCCGCACTTCCGAAGTTTACCGAACCCTCCTCCGTCGGAAAGCACCAAACGGCCCTCGTTCGGCGCGACCCTAA
- a CDS encoding Prolyl-tRNA synthetase: MSEQQDKQFVREITPKSVDFSQWYVDVVRKAELADYTTIKGCMVIKPYGFALWENIRDALDRRIKATGHENAYFPLFVPESLLKKEAAHVEGFAPEVAWVTHGGNEPLEERLAIRPTSEAIICSIYAKWVQSYRDLPILINQWANVVRWEKVTRLFLRTTEFLWQEGHTCHRTMEEAQEETLKMLRVYQEFAETELAMPVIAGQKTENEKFPGALYTYTIEALMGDGKALQAGTSHNLGQHFSKMFEIMFEDEDHQRKYVWQTSWGVSTRLVGGVIMTHGDEHGLILPPRIAPIQVVIVPIFQAATRDTVVQKAEEIAARLRDKVRVKLDARDNYTPGWKFNEYELRGVPLRLELGPKDIQKNQCVLVHRDNRQKIFCPLDQLEETVVQLLDTLQKDLLARARAFRDENTRRVASYEEFQNTIEEKRGFIFAPWCGEGECELKIKEETKATIRCLPLNERNEVEPATEGSCIRCGQPAKFHVYFARAY; encoded by the coding sequence TTGAGCGAGCAACAGGACAAACAATTCGTGCGCGAAATCACGCCTAAGAGCGTTGATTTTTCCCAGTGGTATGTGGACGTCGTCCGAAAAGCGGAACTGGCTGACTATACAACGATCAAAGGGTGCATGGTAATCAAACCCTACGGGTTCGCCCTTTGGGAGAACATCCGCGATGCACTCGACCGACGCATCAAAGCCACTGGTCACGAGAATGCGTACTTTCCTCTCTTCGTTCCTGAATCGCTCCTGAAGAAGGAGGCCGCTCACGTGGAAGGTTTCGCGCCCGAGGTTGCGTGGGTAACCCACGGCGGCAATGAACCGTTGGAGGAGCGCTTGGCGATCCGACCAACCTCCGAGGCAATTATCTGCTCGATTTACGCAAAATGGGTACAAAGTTACCGCGACCTGCCCATCCTTATCAATCAGTGGGCCAACGTTGTCCGCTGGGAGAAGGTCACTCGCCTCTTCCTCAGAACCACTGAGTTCTTGTGGCAAGAGGGGCACACGTGCCATCGCACGATGGAAGAGGCGCAGGAAGAAACGCTCAAGATGCTTCGCGTTTACCAAGAATTTGCGGAAACCGAGCTGGCGATGCCCGTGATCGCTGGGCAGAAAACGGAAAACGAGAAATTCCCCGGCGCCCTCTATACCTACACGATCGAGGCTCTTATGGGAGACGGCAAGGCGCTCCAAGCTGGCACCTCCCATAACCTCGGCCAGCACTTCTCGAAGATGTTCGAGATCATGTTTGAGGACGAGGACCACCAACGCAAGTACGTGTGGCAAACCTCGTGGGGGGTAAGCACCCGTTTGGTGGGCGGCGTTATTATGACCCACGGTGATGAGCACGGGTTGATCCTTCCCCCCCGCATTGCCCCGATTCAGGTCGTGATCGTTCCGATCTTTCAGGCAGCCACACGTGACACCGTAGTGCAGAAGGCAGAGGAAATTGCCGCCCGATTGCGCGACAAGGTACGGGTCAAACTCGACGCCCGCGATAACTACACCCCCGGGTGGAAGTTCAATGAGTACGAGCTCCGCGGCGTGCCGCTGCGGTTGGAGCTGGGACCCAAGGACATTCAGAAGAACCAATGCGTGCTTGTTCACCGCGATAATCGGCAAAAGATTTTCTGTCCGCTCGACCAGCTTGAAGAGACCGTGGTACAACTGCTCGACACGCTTCAGAAGGATCTCTTGGCACGCGCCCGCGCATTCCGGGATGAAAACACCCGCCGCGTGGCCTCATACGAAGAATTCCAAAACACCATTGAGGAAAAACGCGGTTTCATCTTTGCGCCATGGTGTGGCGAGGGAGAATGCGAACTAAAAATCAAAGAAGAGACCAAAGCAACCATCCGGTGCCTGCCATTGAACGAGCGCAACGAAGTCGAACCCGCGACCGAGGGATCCTGTATCCGGTGTGGTCAACCAGCAAAGTTCCATGTCTATTTTGCTCGCGCATATTGA
- a CDS encoding lipoprotein, putative, with the protein MFAAGVMEQLAYLPRPESRSILEQTQVISGVSAGSLAATYYALYKPERFRTVEEKQAFFQQFKSHMATDFFMRSWFHYLSHPWEAVLKHYTRYRFSQTLANTFDQLIFLGATFGDLSKREASGAAPLTIVNAVDLDTGCRFLMTNLNVSKSLKVNPSAFQGDPLLSSLAKAAASPAYCATGFDAIDSDILSFRLASAVAASSAFPVLPGPLAIRNYATGGYVHLADGGIVDNTGVDSIIQLYLSQTRGDTSRRLVVISLDAALPVAPIHDKDPNGFVSGMKYGEHAFATAAAKGQTLASILYNQADSIRIIRLSLWESPRTQKLDKTTNYYISESDWLTVLCAAQEVVQAHREEILQAVYGR; encoded by the coding sequence GTGTTTGCTGCGGGTGTGATGGAGCAACTGGCGTACCTGCCACGCCCAGAGAGTCGGAGTATTCTCGAGCAGACTCAGGTGATCTCAGGAGTCTCGGCGGGAAGTTTGGCGGCGACTTATTACGCGCTCTACAAGCCGGAGCGTTTCCGGACTGTAGAGGAAAAGCAGGCGTTCTTCCAACAGTTCAAGTCTCACATGGCCACCGACTTTTTCATGCGGAGCTGGTTTCATTATCTGAGTCACCCGTGGGAAGCGGTGCTCAAGCATTACACCCGCTACCGCTTCTCGCAAACGCTTGCCAATACCTTTGACCAGCTAATCTTCCTTGGTGCCACGTTTGGTGACTTATCCAAGCGCGAGGCGAGTGGGGCCGCACCGCTAACGATCGTCAATGCTGTGGATCTCGATACGGGTTGCCGCTTCCTGATGACGAATCTCAATGTTTCCAAATCGCTGAAAGTAAATCCATCCGCTTTTCAGGGCGACCCGCTCCTGAGCAGCCTTGCGAAGGCGGCAGCATCCCCAGCCTACTGCGCGACGGGTTTCGACGCGATCGATTCGGATATCCTGTCTTTCCGACTTGCGAGCGCGGTGGCAGCTTCCAGTGCTTTTCCAGTGTTGCCCGGCCCTCTTGCCATTCGCAACTACGCCACTGGGGGGTACGTCCATCTTGCCGATGGGGGAATCGTGGATAATACGGGAGTGGATAGTATCATCCAACTTTATCTGAGCCAGACGAGAGGCGACACCTCCCGCCGTTTGGTGGTGATCAGTTTGGATGCCGCCCTACCCGTTGCCCCCATCCACGACAAGGATCCGAACGGATTCGTAAGTGGGATGAAGTACGGCGAACATGCCTTTGCCACAGCGGCGGCCAAGGGACAAACGCTTGCCTCGATTCTGTACAATCAGGCAGACTCCATTCGTATCATTCGCCTGTCGCTGTGGGAATCGCCGCGGACGCAGAAGTTGGATAAGACGACCAACTATTACATCTCTGAGTCCGACTGGCTCACGGTGCTCTGTGCGGCGCAGGAAGTGGTGCAAGCCCACCGCGAGGAAATCCTTCAAGCAGTGTATGGCCGGTAA
- a CDS encoding Glycosyltransferase, which produces MGTKNKLILALPAYNEAANLPALIESAHRVFTDNELTYEIVVVNDGSTDATAQVLGELAAQYPIHVVEHPENRGLGAAIRTLLPAALDRTLDPDDAVVCMDADNTHDPAYVPQMVEKLWRDGYDIVIASRFCKGSEEVGVPFVRRLMSRGARLLFRLFLDLPEVRDYTCGYRAYRAQLLKQALAKYGDRLITREGFACTDELLVHLSTLTKRVGEIPFVLRYDRKQGRSKLPLFRTILETLRMLIQKD; this is translated from the coding sequence ATGGGAACAAAGAATAAACTCATCCTTGCTCTGCCGGCGTACAACGAAGCTGCGAACTTACCGGCACTTATCGAATCCGCCCATCGGGTGTTCACGGATAACGAGCTTACGTATGAGATTGTCGTGGTGAACGATGGTTCGACCGACGCAACTGCGCAGGTGTTGGGTGAGCTTGCCGCACAGTATCCCATTCACGTTGTCGAGCATCCTGAGAATCGCGGCTTAGGAGCGGCAATCCGAACGCTCCTCCCGGCAGCACTCGATCGGACCTTAGATCCGGACGATGCAGTTGTCTGCATGGATGCCGACAACACGCATGATCCCGCCTACGTACCCCAGATGGTCGAAAAACTGTGGCGCGACGGCTACGATATCGTCATTGCCTCACGATTTTGTAAGGGGAGCGAAGAGGTAGGGGTTCCGTTTGTGCGTCGCCTCATGAGCCGCGGAGCACGACTGCTCTTTCGACTTTTCCTCGACCTGCCGGAAGTGCGAGATTACACCTGTGGCTACCGTGCCTACCGCGCCCAACTACTCAAACAAGCTCTTGCCAAGTACGGTGATCGCCTGATCACCCGCGAGGGATTTGCCTGCACGGACGAGCTATTGGTCCATCTCAGTACACTGACGAAGCGCGTGGGTGAGATTCCGTTTGTTCTCCGCTACGATCGTAAACAAGGGAGAAGCAAGCTGCCACTTTTTCGCACAATTCTCGAAACTCTGCGCATGCTGATTCAAAAGGATTGA
- a CDS encoding O-GlcNAc transferase, with amino-acid sequence MESDSLNPPSSVHPRGLRLVLLGLFLLCVTLAAYFPSLSVRTTPEDRWLWDDWSLHSTPALHRSDGLADFWHYPPRNELEEHYWPVTYTVFWLQARIWGMDAFAFRLTNIVLHVVNTLLLWLLLRRMQIPAAWLGALFFGIHPIHVESVAWIIELKDVLSGLFYLLAAHAYLSSTTASSHTSTQQRLGMISCIALFVLAVWSKSVAITFPVAAALYEWWRGGMPQVRRRHRLLLGLLAIAGLLATLDLIVAMRSGRQPTEFPVVQRVALAGHAFWFYLWKLLVPYPQSLIYAKWDLAGLGITSWIPTLLAILVMVGVFAWQHRIGRGIPFAWAFYVITLLPTLGLIPFSYMQHAYVADRFQYLASIGPLVLLASAAVRLFQAAGNRYGRGLLAGLVGGIVVLWTWLTMQRAEMFGSAKTILRDTVRRNPDAWVAHQMLGTIEAREGQWEEARNHFEQALRIQPEDASLRANLAFVLYQLGAYAQALENAERALQLNPKSAWGLAVRGAVQAKLGDTSAARTDLRQALQVAPSHPFAQRILADLDSSPSQTQRTPASELPTTPPNHSPEDTTSSPTKALPSQSF; translated from the coding sequence ATGGAATCGGACTCCCTAAATCCCCCGTCCAGTGTGCACCCAAGGGGACTCCGTCTCGTATTGTTAGGCCTTTTCCTGCTCTGTGTCACGTTGGCAGCGTACTTCCCGTCGCTGTCTGTGCGCACGACTCCGGAAGATCGCTGGTTGTGGGATGACTGGAGCCTGCATAGCACCCCAGCCCTCCACCGTTCCGATGGACTTGCAGATTTTTGGCATTATCCCCCTCGCAACGAATTAGAAGAGCATTATTGGCCGGTCACCTACACTGTCTTTTGGCTGCAAGCACGCATCTGGGGTATGGACGCCTTCGCTTTTCGGCTCACAAACATTGTTCTTCACGTCGTCAACACACTCTTGCTCTGGTTGTTGCTGCGTCGGATGCAGATTCCGGCGGCGTGGCTCGGGGCTTTATTCTTTGGCATCCATCCCATCCATGTGGAGAGTGTGGCATGGATAATTGAACTTAAAGACGTTTTATCGGGACTTTTCTATCTACTGGCAGCTCACGCTTATCTTTCTTCCACGACTGCCTCTTCGCACACCTCAACACAGCAGCGACTCGGCATGATCTCTTGTATCGCGCTTTTCGTGCTCGCCGTATGGAGTAAGAGTGTCGCAATTACATTTCCTGTCGCAGCTGCTCTCTATGAGTGGTGGCGTGGGGGGATGCCACAGGTCAGACGTCGGCACCGGCTCCTGCTTGGACTTCTGGCGATCGCTGGGCTCCTCGCCACCTTGGACCTAATCGTGGCTATGCGCAGTGGTCGCCAACCGACCGAGTTCCCAGTCGTGCAGCGAGTGGCGCTGGCGGGACACGCCTTTTGGTTCTACCTCTGGAAATTACTTGTTCCTTATCCCCAGTCGCTCATTTACGCCAAGTGGGACCTTGCCGGGCTTGGAATCACCAGTTGGATTCCTACCCTTCTTGCCATTCTGGTTATGGTGGGGGTATTTGCTTGGCAGCATCGAATCGGTAGGGGGATTCCATTCGCGTGGGCATTCTACGTAATCACCCTTCTCCCCACGCTCGGCCTTATTCCGTTTAGTTATATGCAGCACGCCTATGTGGCGGATCGTTTCCAATACTTGGCCAGCATCGGTCCGCTCGTACTTTTGGCTTCTGCGGCCGTTCGTCTGTTTCAAGCGGCGGGCAACCGGTATGGGCGCGGGCTCCTTGCCGGCCTTGTCGGGGGCATTGTTGTGCTCTGGACTTGGTTGACGATGCAGCGCGCAGAAATGTTTGGCTCGGCCAAGACAATTCTAAGAGATACCGTCCGTCGCAACCCCGACGCCTGGGTGGCCCACCAGATGCTTGGTACGATAGAAGCTCGCGAGGGACAATGGGAAGAGGCGCGCAACCACTTTGAGCAGGCACTTCGGATCCAACCAGAGGATGCCTCCCTACGCGCAAACTTAGCGTTCGTTCTATACCAGCTCGGAGCTTACGCACAGGCTTTGGAAAATGCGGAGCGAGCACTCCAACTGAATCCTAAGTCGGCATGGGGCCTTGCGGTACGTGGGGCGGTACAGGCCAAGCTTGGAGACACGAGTGCGGCACGCACCGACCTGCGCCAAGCACTTCAAGTGGCCCCCTCTCATCCTTTTGCTCAACGAATCTTGGCGGATCTTGATTCTTCCCCGTCGCAAACGCAAAGAACACCAGCTTCCGAACTACCCACGACGCCGCCGAATCACTCCCCTGAGGACACAACAAGCTCCCCTACAAAAGCTTTGCCCTCTCAATCCTTTTGA
- a CDS encoding O-GlcNAc transferase has translation MHVQRTNLWQSGIVRRFLTNPSLALWGLAMFVYVPALMGGTIWDDQAALQNPLLTSFAGLGRIWFRPGSDPLEEHYWPVTYTVFWLLHRLGAGGSPWVFHLLNVVLHATNAVLVYRLARRLQISCAWIGAAIFAVHPLHVESVAWIVELKNVLSFTFGALALGRWLRRVEQDPPTRALPWDVLGLYVLAMWSKSAVAPLPLIAGLLTWWRFPNRLRREIPSLALWLSLSVALVVLDLWIVQGSGRPTEYLSVVERIALIGQTVGFYVLKLIWPDALCAIYPKWQPLRMGLLLSLLPTLSLFLLVTATAVIVVRSIIRPRMAPNSVPAGFFAASTAFVLLLLPVTGVVPFSYQRQSFVADRFVYHASVFMICALTELTANALRWVPQGKRVGVFLTTAVMCVLGILTFVRANTFADIERLARDTLAKNPEATVARYYLADALAKRGDYPRVLQEYANTFWTSLKALEPRKDALLQEARLQLEKTPNHPSALFNLGLALAAGGELKAAEEAFARACELDSSASQAKIARAVLLEQLGETTSALRLIMELYRADKYTE, from the coding sequence ATGCATGTTCAGCGCACCAACCTATGGCAAAGCGGGATTGTAAGACGTTTCCTCACGAATCCCTCGTTAGCCCTCTGGGGACTCGCCATGTTCGTGTACGTTCCAGCCTTAATGGGTGGAACCATCTGGGACGATCAAGCTGCGCTTCAAAATCCGCTCCTAACCTCCTTTGCTGGATTGGGGCGCATTTGGTTTCGCCCCGGAAGTGATCCCCTCGAAGAACATTATTGGCCGGTGACGTATACGGTGTTTTGGCTGCTTCACCGGCTTGGCGCTGGCGGTTCGCCTTGGGTATTTCATTTGCTGAATGTTGTCCTTCACGCAACAAACGCGGTCCTTGTTTACCGGCTCGCGCGGCGACTTCAAATCTCCTGTGCTTGGATCGGAGCCGCAATCTTTGCCGTTCATCCTCTCCACGTGGAATCTGTTGCTTGGATCGTGGAACTGAAGAATGTCTTGTCGTTCACTTTTGGAGCCCTCGCCCTTGGCCGCTGGCTCCGAAGAGTTGAGCAGGACCCACCCACTCGAGCTCTCCCTTGGGATGTACTCGGATTGTACGTCTTGGCCATGTGGTCCAAGAGCGCAGTCGCTCCCCTCCCGCTTATTGCAGGACTTCTTACGTGGTGGAGATTTCCCAACCGCTTGCGGCGGGAAATTCCCAGCCTCGCACTCTGGCTAAGCCTATCCGTCGCCTTAGTGGTCCTCGACCTCTGGATTGTCCAGGGAAGCGGCCGACCAACGGAATATCTCTCCGTAGTGGAGCGCATAGCGCTTATCGGACAAACCGTAGGGTTTTATGTCCTGAAGTTGATTTGGCCTGATGCGCTGTGCGCGATTTATCCGAAGTGGCAACCTCTCCGCATGGGCCTACTACTCAGTCTCCTCCCGACTCTCTCTCTGTTCTTGCTTGTCACCGCTACGGCCGTGATTGTTGTTCGAAGCATCATTCGTCCCCGCATGGCCCCCAATAGCGTGCCGGCTGGATTCTTTGCGGCGAGCACAGCGTTTGTGCTGTTGCTCCTGCCCGTGACTGGCGTCGTTCCCTTCTCATACCAGCGCCAGTCGTTTGTCGCAGACCGTTTTGTGTATCACGCAAGCGTCTTTATGATTTGTGCGCTAACAGAGCTAACAGCAAACGCGCTTCGATGGGTTCCGCAAGGGAAGCGAGTTGGCGTGTTCCTAACGACGGCAGTGATGTGCGTCCTTGGCATTCTAACGTTCGTCCGCGCCAATACCTTCGCTGACATTGAACGTCTGGCCCGGGATACCCTTGCGAAAAATCCAGAAGCGACTGTTGCCCGCTACTACCTTGCAGACGCCTTGGCAAAACGTGGGGATTATCCTCGTGTTTTGCAAGAGTACGCGAACACTTTCTGGACATCGCTGAAAGCTTTGGAACCTCGTAAGGACGCGCTTTTGCAGGAAGCCCGTCTTCAATTAGAGAAGACACCGAACCACCCCTCTGCCCTCTTCAATTTGGGGCTGGCACTCGCCGCGGGCGGGGAGCTCAAGGCCGCTGAGGAAGCCTTTGCACGTGCCTGTGAGCTGGACTCATCGGCAAGCCAAGCAAAGATCGCTCGTGCGGTTCTTCTTGAACAGCTCGGTGAAACCACATCTGCCCTACGTCTCATTATGGAGCTTTACAGAGCCGACAAGTACACGGAGTGA
- a CDS encoding Arabinose 5-phosphate isomerase: MNDQLSEATLKRAQQVLRDEADALLRLADRIGEPFHAAVEAILACKGRVVLTGMGKHGIVARKIAATLASTGTPAFYMHPAEGAHGDLGMISSDDLVIAVSNSGNTDEVLGCIPYFKRNHNLLIAMTGRLDSELARHADIVLDIGVEREVCPLNLAPTTSTTVALAMGDALAVVLLERRGFNAEDFALRHPSGTLGKRLLLKVADLIKPDRNPMISQDARFEEAIEEITSKQCGAVSVVDAEGRLVGIITDGDLRRIFQREARQGTRTVAEVLNRPVSALMTRNPMFVSKETLAAKALNMMEDGPRKIFVLPVVDDAKRPIGMLHLHDLVSAGV; the protein is encoded by the coding sequence ATGAATGACCAACTAAGTGAAGCCACGTTAAAGCGTGCTCAGCAAGTCCTTAGGGATGAAGCAGACGCGCTACTCCGACTCGCTGATCGAATTGGTGAGCCATTCCACGCCGCTGTTGAAGCTATTCTGGCATGCAAAGGACGGGTTGTACTCACCGGGATGGGGAAGCATGGCATTGTCGCCAGAAAAATCGCTGCGACCCTTGCCAGCACGGGGACCCCTGCCTTCTACATGCACCCTGCCGAGGGGGCACACGGCGATCTCGGCATGATTAGCTCGGACGACCTTGTCATTGCGGTCAGTAATAGTGGAAACACGGACGAGGTCCTTGGCTGCATTCCCTATTTTAAACGCAATCACAATCTGCTCATTGCGATGACAGGCCGTCTGGACAGTGAGCTTGCGCGGCATGCTGATATTGTGCTCGATATAGGCGTCGAGCGGGAGGTGTGTCCGCTGAATCTTGCACCGACCACGAGTACAACCGTTGCCCTTGCGATGGGCGATGCGTTGGCGGTGGTCCTTCTCGAGCGTCGGGGCTTCAATGCCGAGGACTTTGCGCTCCGGCACCCGAGTGGAACATTGGGAAAGCGGCTCTTGTTAAAGGTGGCGGATCTGATCAAGCCCGACCGGAACCCGATGATATCTCAGGATGCACGATTTGAGGAGGCGATCGAGGAAATAACCTCGAAACAATGTGGGGCTGTGAGCGTTGTTGATGCAGAGGGCCGCTTGGTGGGCATCATCACCGACGGAGATCTGCGCCGTATTTTCCAGCGGGAAGCGCGGCAAGGGACGCGGACAGTTGCCGAGGTCCTCAATCGGCCGGTTTCCGCACTCATGACGCGCAACCCGATGTTTGTGAGCAAGGAAACCCTCGCCGCCAAAGCCCTGAACATGATGGAAGATGGGCCACGGAAAATCTTTGTGCTTCCAGTCGTGGACGACGCCAAGCGCCCCATCGGAATGCTCCATCTCCACGACCTTGTGAGCGCAGGGGTGTAA
- a CDS encoding Signal peptidase I: MEPTLKVGDYVLTRRVRAGEQLRGHIVAFEDSQNPGELLTKRVVAVEGDAVELVEGVLYINGRAENPEFPRIIRMPSRSWRVGVGEIFVVGDNRNNSVDSIDYGPIPVSQLVGVVFLRYWPPHAVGFVK; the protein is encoded by the coding sequence ATGGAGCCAACGCTGAAAGTGGGCGACTACGTTCTGACTCGCCGGGTACGGGCAGGGGAGCAACTCCGCGGACACATCGTAGCCTTCGAGGACTCCCAAAACCCCGGTGAACTTCTTACGAAACGCGTCGTGGCTGTTGAGGGGGACGCTGTCGAACTGGTCGAGGGAGTTCTCTACATCAACGGCCGAGCCGAAAACCCAGAGTTCCCACGAATCATTCGAATGCCAAGCCGAAGCTGGCGCGTCGGAGTCGGTGAGATTTTCGTGGTAGGAGATAACCGCAATAACAGTGTGGACAGTATCGATTATGGTCCAATCCCAGTGAGTCAACTTGTCGGGGTAGTTTTCTTACGATACTGGCCGCCGCATGCTGTCGGTTTCGTTAAATAA